A stretch of Gossypium hirsutum isolate 1008001.06 chromosome A06, Gossypium_hirsutum_v2.1, whole genome shotgun sequence DNA encodes these proteins:
- the LOC107963037 gene encoding uncharacterized protein, which yields MDDLDCIPEQKLRSAISLLRDEAYQWWLIGKYVGASYMDACRRDVLNLTQGDRSMAEYEAEFLRLSCYVRGMVALEYERCVCFEDGLRDNLRVLIASQRERGFSILVEKTKIAKDVKHPEHQNIDKERGKNKRDLEPSISVQRPKKKARSDGLVRVGPLVSTTGLQPCVICGRSH from the exons ATGGATGACCTAGATTGCATCCCTGAGCAGAAACTGAGGAGTGCTATCTCTCTGTTGCGAGACGAGGCTTACCAATGGTGGCTGATC GGAAAATATGTGGGAGCCAGTTATATGGATGCTTGTAGGAGGGACGTTCTGAATCTTACGCAGGGGGATCGATCaatggctgagtatgaggccgaATTCTTAAGATTGAGCTGCTATGTGCGAGGTATGGTGGCATTAGAGTATGAGAGGTGTGTctgctttgaggatggcctcagagataattTGAGAGTTCTAATAGCTTCACAGAGAGAAAGAGGTTTTTCTATTCTGGTCGAGAAGACGAAGATCGCCAAGGATGTTAAGCACCCTGAGCACCAAAACATAGACAAAGAGAGGGGTAAGAACAAGAGAGATTTGGAGCCCTCAATTTCTGTACAGAGGCCTAAAAAAAAGGCCAGATCTGATGGGCTAGTTAGAGTTGGGCCCCTTGTTAGTACTACTGGACTACAACCATGTGTCATTTGTGGTAGAAGCCATTAG